A genomic window from Fibrobacterota bacterium includes:
- a CDS encoding SGNH/GDSL hydrolase family protein, translated as MHTSLAKALALSISLAGIFLLESWIGHRFPGFPLRTPQCLDGIWQQETPADTTESDTTTAVQADTARVLVPDSTLAGPADSTGHYILLTGDSMIEELQRFLQPIAKRNGHRMATAIWYGSNCQTWATSGRLREVLAQYRPSAVIFSSGANEILFNDPPKRKVFVDSIRAVFDQAGIPWLWIGPPKWKKGFGIDDTIRSVVGDSRYFGIGMHRLARKKDGAHPTRDAAGIWADSLCRWIRTQPNLFGRHVAWDTLQRDTLGQILTPEKPDRSRWAGFAETRILPKTGPLE; from the coding sequence ATGCACACCTCTTTGGCCAAGGCCTTGGCCCTTTCCATCTCGCTTGCGGGAATCTTCCTCCTGGAATCCTGGATCGGCCATCGCTTCCCCGGGTTCCCCCTGCGCACCCCGCAATGCTTGGACGGAATCTGGCAACAGGAGACACCCGCGGACACGACGGAATCCGACACCACCACCGCGGTGCAGGCCGACACGGCCAGGGTGCTGGTGCCCGACTCCACCCTGGCCGGGCCCGCCGACAGCACGGGGCACTACATCCTGCTCACCGGCGACTCCATGATCGAGGAACTCCAGCGGTTCCTCCAACCCATCGCCAAACGAAACGGCCACAGAATGGCGACAGCCATCTGGTACGGCTCCAACTGCCAGACCTGGGCCACCTCCGGCCGACTGCGGGAGGTGCTCGCCCAGTACCGCCCGAGCGCGGTCATATTCTCGTCCGGCGCCAACGAGATCCTGTTCAACGACCCCCCCAAGCGCAAGGTGTTCGTGGATTCCATCCGCGCCGTGTTCGACCAGGCGGGGATCCCGTGGCTTTGGATCGGGCCGCCCAAGTGGAAAAAAGGCTTCGGCATCGACGACACCATCCGCAGCGTGGTCGGCGACTCCCGCTATTTCGGGATCGGCATGCACCGCCTGGCCCGCAAGAAGGACGGCGCCCACCCCACCCGCGACGCCGCGGGGATCTGGGCGGACAGCCTTTGCCGCTGGATCCGCACCCAGCCCAACCTGTTCGGCAGGCACGTGGCCTGGGACACGCTCCAACGCGACACCTTGGGACAGATCCTGACGCCGGAAAAGCCCGACCGATCCCGTTGGGCCGGCTTCGCCGAAACCCGGATCCTGCCCAAGACGGGGCCCCTCGAATGA
- a CDS encoding putative sugar O-methyltransferase — protein MIFPSRTTALAKSIALEPLDLLARLLPARLAAPQDARGAAPWILLAHGGLRGLSEKLSREGVESIGFSSAQASSHPELSRTIADAYLACKRIQSDLGSEWKPGPDWGPLLDAGWAPVRRSMASGDLDSVDAFFRSMFRNEAIAGLWGGSGMFDNFRHIDRWWMAGRASQFLHQLRRWKEGWGGDVGRLAAAEVGEPWGWLVEGHLVVEPTLEYDAHARDILRIIDGVSNPIVLEIGGGYGGMARQLLRDRSDLAYIGVDLPENACLQAYYLTHALPDRDVHLHHQQVPQRVEPGSIHLMPNFALRNLPAGSATIVVNFRSFAEIHAAGLDALFREIARIQPRWLFQENLGERRLDGLAGIPLGDLPRLEGYRTLTEHPSPWLRYGEGSPYPCRVRLQERISTP, from the coding sequence GCGACTGCTGCCCGCCCGGTTGGCCGCACCACAGGACGCTCGTGGAGCCGCCCCTTGGATCCTTCTGGCCCACGGAGGTTTGCGCGGGCTCTCGGAAAAGCTTTCCAGGGAAGGCGTGGAATCGATCGGGTTTTCTTCGGCGCAGGCGTCCTCCCATCCCGAACTGTCCCGTACGATCGCCGATGCGTACCTGGCCTGCAAGCGCATCCAGTCCGACCTGGGAAGCGAATGGAAGCCGGGCCCGGACTGGGGCCCGCTCCTGGATGCCGGCTGGGCACCGGTGCGTCGCTCCATGGCATCGGGAGACCTCGATTCGGTGGACGCCTTTTTCCGATCGATGTTTCGCAACGAAGCCATCGCGGGATTGTGGGGCGGATCCGGCATGTTTGACAATTTCCGACACATCGATCGTTGGTGGATGGCCGGTCGCGCTTCGCAGTTTTTGCACCAACTGCGCCGCTGGAAAGAGGGCTGGGGAGGCGACGTGGGCCGGTTGGCGGCCGCCGAAGTGGGCGAACCCTGGGGATGGCTGGTCGAAGGCCATCTGGTGGTGGAACCCACGCTGGAATACGACGCCCACGCCCGCGACATCCTGCGGATCATCGACGGGGTCTCCAACCCGATCGTGCTGGAAATCGGCGGCGGCTACGGCGGGATGGCTCGCCAGCTGCTCAGGGACCGATCCGATCTCGCCTACATCGGTGTCGACCTTCCCGAGAACGCCTGCCTGCAGGCCTACTACCTCACCCACGCGCTGCCCGATCGCGACGTGCATCTGCACCACCAGCAGGTGCCGCAACGGGTGGAGCCGGGTTCGATCCACCTGATGCCGAACTTCGCGTTGCGAAACCTCCCGGCGGGATCCGCGACGATCGTGGTCAATTTCCGCAGCTTCGCGGAAATCCACGCGGCCGGACTCGATGCGCTGTTCCGGGAGATCGCACGCATCCAGCCGCGATGGCTCTTCCAGGAAAACCTGGGCGAACGGCGCCTGGACGGCCTGGCCGGAATTCCTCTGGGCGATCTTCCCCGGCTGGAAGGATACCGCACCCTGACCGAACACCCCTCCCCGTGGCTGCGCTACGGCGAAGGATCCCCCTACCCGTGCCGCGTCCGACTCCAGGAACGGATCTCCACCCCTTGA
- the epmB gene encoding EF-P beta-lysylation protein EpmB — protein sequence MDSRKGPSSRMDWTDQLREAFRHPARLAEHLGIPLGSLPPLSGKPAFPMLVPRAFAQRMERGDPRDPLLLQVWPDQAELEPTADESTDPVGDGLSVRTPGLLQKYRSRALVVTTGACAIHCRYCFRQEFPYNQSTSDWEPRIAYLRDHPEIDEVVLSGGDPLMLGNGALERIWRALEGIPHLRTLRLHTRLPVVLPDRVDEGFEALIRSSRLRVAVVIHSNHAKELDGQVEEAISKLLGAGATVLNQSVLLARINDDVATLHALSARLWDIGVLPYYLHALDRVRGAGRFFVPDSVAVDLIERLRERTSGYLVPRLVREIEGEPSKTPLA from the coding sequence ATGGATTCCCGGAAGGGCCCCTCCTCGCGGATGGATTGGACCGACCAGTTGCGGGAAGCCTTCCGCCACCCCGCGCGGCTGGCCGAACACCTGGGCATCCCCTTGGGATCCCTGCCGCCCCTGTCCGGCAAACCCGCGTTCCCCATGCTCGTCCCGCGCGCCTTCGCCCAGCGCATGGAGCGCGGCGATCCGCGGGATCCCTTGCTGTTGCAGGTCTGGCCGGACCAGGCCGAGCTCGAGCCAACGGCGGACGAATCGACGGATCCTGTCGGCGATGGGTTGTCGGTGCGCACGCCCGGACTGCTGCAGAAGTACCGGTCCCGCGCGCTGGTCGTCACCACCGGTGCCTGCGCCATCCACTGCCGGTACTGCTTCCGCCAGGAATTCCCCTACAACCAATCCACCTCCGATTGGGAGCCGCGCATCGCCTATCTGCGGGATCACCCCGAAATCGACGAGGTCGTGCTGTCCGGAGGCGATCCGCTGATGCTGGGCAACGGAGCCCTCGAGCGGATCTGGCGGGCCTTGGAAGGGATCCCTCATCTTCGCACGCTGCGCCTCCACACGAGACTCCCCGTGGTGCTGCCCGATCGGGTGGACGAGGGATTCGAAGCCTTGATCCGCTCCAGCCGCCTGCGCGTGGCCGTAGTGATCCATTCCAACCACGCCAAGGAGCTGGACGGCCAGGTGGAGGAGGCGATCTCGAAGCTGCTTGGCGCCGGTGCCACCGTGCTGAACCAGTCCGTTCTTCTGGCGCGCATCAACGACGACGTGGCGACCTTGCACGCACTCTCCGCCCGGCTTTGGGACATCGGGGTGCTGCCCTATTACCTGCATGCCCTGGACAGGGTCCGGGGAGCGGGACGATTCTTCGTGCCGGACTCCGTGGCGGTGGATCTGATCGAACGCCTTCGCGAACGGACTTCCGGCTACCTGGTCCCACGGCTGGTGCGGGAGATCGAAGGGGAGCCATCGAAGACTCCCCTGGCCTAG
- a CDS encoding MBOAT family protein — protein MTLAENLRTLVAFDPTNPLLFTSGIFLPVFIAFLALHMALKRQGTARLAWVCVFSGWFYWKSSGSYLAVLLLSVLANHAIGQLLAKKPRFSKTILAGGILLNLAPLAFFKYANFAIQNANSWFSAGWSPLDLFLPVGVSFFTFQGISYLADIHSGKAAPARNLLDFAFYQTFFPHLVAGPIVRAASFLPQIAQPHAFTSLAEADDDDAHKLSGNLRRISIDAGLWLILKGLAKKAILADGLAQYADLVFGNASGYGGFEALAAAWCYTLQIYGDFSGYTDMAIGISLLLGFRLGDNFRSPYVSLSITDFWRRWHISLSAWLRDYVYIPLGGNRKGPALQAAFLMATMLVGGLWHGASWKFVLWGGAHGLLLALHKAWLATRSRHPVGRWMEKGGKAAKILAWLFTFHVVAALWILFRAETASDARTLLTGIVTGWDWKVVLPFFHDRAMVTALLVVGLATHLWPSDSKERVRALFSRMPLELKVVAFVVVVQVAMEVGSRGVQPFIYFQF, from the coding sequence ATGACCCTGGCGGAAAACCTGCGGACCCTTGTCGCCTTCGATCCGACCAATCCATTGCTGTTCACCAGCGGGATCTTCCTTCCCGTGTTCATCGCCTTTCTGGCCTTGCACATGGCCCTCAAGCGCCAGGGCACCGCCAGGTTGGCCTGGGTTTGCGTGTTCAGCGGCTGGTTCTACTGGAAGTCCAGCGGATCGTACCTGGCCGTCCTGCTCCTTTCGGTGCTGGCCAACCACGCGATCGGACAATTGCTGGCCAAGAAGCCGCGTTTTTCCAAAACCATCCTGGCTGGCGGCATCCTCCTGAACCTCGCTCCGCTGGCGTTTTTCAAGTACGCCAACTTCGCGATCCAAAACGCCAATTCCTGGTTTTCGGCCGGGTGGTCGCCGCTGGATCTTTTCCTGCCCGTGGGGGTGTCGTTCTTCACCTTCCAGGGCATCAGCTACCTGGCCGACATCCATTCCGGCAAGGCCGCCCCGGCCCGCAACCTCCTGGACTTCGCCTTCTACCAGACCTTCTTCCCGCATCTGGTGGCAGGCCCCATCGTGCGCGCGGCGAGCTTCCTTCCGCAGATCGCCCAACCGCACGCCTTCACGAGCCTGGCCGAGGCCGACGACGACGATGCCCACAAATTGTCCGGAAACCTCCGGCGCATCAGCATCGACGCGGGGCTGTGGCTGATCCTCAAGGGCCTGGCAAAGAAAGCCATCCTCGCCGACGGCCTGGCCCAGTACGCGGATCTGGTGTTCGGCAACGCCTCCGGCTACGGCGGATTCGAGGCGCTGGCGGCGGCCTGGTGCTACACGCTGCAGATCTACGGGGACTTTTCCGGATACACCGACATGGCCATCGGCATCTCGCTTCTGCTGGGGTTCCGGCTGGGAGACAATTTCCGGTCACCATATGTTTCTCTTTCCATCACCGATTTCTGGCGCCGCTGGCACATCAGCCTCTCCGCCTGGCTTCGCGACTACGTGTACATCCCGCTGGGCGGAAACCGCAAGGGTCCGGCGCTCCAAGCCGCCTTCCTGATGGCCACCATGCTCGTGGGCGGCCTCTGGCACGGCGCCTCCTGGAAGTTCGTGCTCTGGGGCGGCGCGCACGGGCTCCTGCTGGCCTTGCACAAGGCGTGGCTGGCCACCCGATCGCGCCACCCCGTGGGCCGCTGGATGGAAAAAGGCGGAAAGGCCGCGAAGATCCTGGCCTGGCTGTTCACGTTCCACGTGGTGGCGGCGCTGTGGATCCTGTTTCGTGCCGAAACCGCCTCCGACGCCCGCACCCTCCTGACAGGAATCGTCACCGGGTGGGACTGGAAGGTGGTCTTGCCGTTCTTCCACGACCGGGCGATGGTTACCGCCCTTCTGGTGGTGGGGCTGGCCACGCACCTGTGGCCCTCCGACTCCAAGGAGAGGGTGCGCGCCCTGTTTTCCCGCATGCCGCTGGAGCTGAAGGTGGTGGCGTTCGTGGTGGTGGTGCAGGTGGCGATGGAGGTCGGGTCGCGGGGCGTCCAACCATTCATCTATTTCCAGTTCTGA